The proteins below come from a single Treponema phagedenis genomic window:
- the glgX gene encoding glycogen debranching protein GlgX: MSDLTFFAGIPLPHGATLKEDGINFSLFSRHGSSVILELFDCPEADTPYYSYTLDPKVNKTGNIWHVFVRGLEKNALYLYRVNGPFIPSEGLRFNVHNYLLDPYARALANFDAFTAAENVQTTPTHVDGDLSFSTKISAKNFPKCIATDISEFDWQGDRPLNYPLRDCIIYEAHVKGFSVHPNSPQEYKGTYKGIIESISYLKQLGITSLELLPIQEFNENENTRTNPRTGERLRNYWGYSTIAFFAPKANYAFNKIGSGPVNEFKEMVRELHKAGIEVILDIVFNHTAEGNQYGPTLSFKGLDNFIYYMLEDNPRYYRNYSGCGNTVNCNHPVVRSFIIHCLRYWVVEMHVDGFRFDLGSILGRDSKGSLLENPPMIERIAEDPILYHTKIIAEAWDAGGAYQVGTFPGSRWAEWNDKFRSEVRLFWRGDTPNAHRLATRVTGSSDLYLDDGRKPFHSVNYVTCHDGFTLYDLVSYNRKHNDENGEENKDGSDDNCSYNNGFEGPTENKAIESIRRKKAKNLMSTLLLSLGTPMFLMGDEVLRSQNGNNNAYCQDNEISWFDWDLVRENEGMLLFMQKLIHLRKMHPIFRRAEFLTGKGDENRKGPDISWYNAKGFPPNWEIPSQFLAYYLDGTKARTRAEYDDNDFYLMLNASSFDVTAVLPVPLRGRSWHRLIDTSYPDGEEFLSEKEDALIANQRRYVVLAQTIVVLIAK; encoded by the coding sequence ATGAGCGATTTAACTTTTTTTGCAGGAATTCCTTTGCCGCATGGCGCAACTTTAAAAGAAGATGGAATTAATTTCAGCCTTTTTTCTCGGCACGGGTCTTCGGTTATTTTAGAGCTTTTTGATTGCCCTGAAGCAGATACTCCGTATTATTCTTATACATTAGATCCCAAAGTTAATAAAACCGGAAATATTTGGCATGTGTTTGTGCGCGGTTTGGAAAAAAATGCTTTGTATTTATATAGGGTAAACGGTCCCTTTATTCCGAGTGAAGGATTGCGTTTTAATGTACATAATTATCTTTTAGATCCCTATGCGCGGGCGCTTGCGAATTTTGATGCGTTTACCGCCGCTGAAAATGTTCAAACCACTCCTACGCATGTTGACGGAGACTTAAGTTTTTCAACCAAAATATCCGCAAAAAACTTCCCAAAATGTATTGCCACCGATATTTCAGAATTTGATTGGCAGGGAGACCGCCCGCTTAATTATCCTTTACGAGACTGTATTATTTATGAGGCTCATGTAAAAGGCTTTTCCGTGCATCCGAATTCTCCTCAAGAATATAAAGGAACCTATAAAGGAATAATTGAATCTATTTCGTATCTAAAGCAGCTTGGTATTACCAGCTTGGAGCTTTTACCCATTCAGGAATTTAATGAAAACGAAAATACCCGTACTAATCCACGTACCGGCGAGCGTTTGCGTAATTATTGGGGATACAGCACCATTGCGTTTTTTGCTCCGAAGGCAAACTATGCCTTTAATAAAATCGGCAGTGGTCCGGTAAATGAATTTAAAGAAATGGTGCGAGAGTTGCACAAGGCCGGAATTGAGGTAATCCTCGATATTGTTTTTAACCATACTGCCGAAGGGAATCAGTACGGTCCGACTCTTTCATTTAAAGGTTTGGATAATTTTATTTACTATATGCTTGAGGATAATCCGCGTTATTATCGGAATTATTCCGGTTGCGGAAATACTGTTAACTGCAATCATCCGGTTGTGCGCAGCTTCATTATTCATTGTCTGCGTTATTGGGTGGTCGAAATGCATGTGGACGGGTTTCGTTTTGATTTAGGTTCAATTTTAGGAAGGGATTCTAAGGGGAGCCTATTGGAAAATCCGCCGATGATTGAGCGAATTGCGGAAGATCCAATCTTATATCATACTAAAATAATTGCGGAAGCATGGGATGCGGGCGGCGCTTATCAGGTTGGTACTTTCCCTGGCTCTCGATGGGCAGAATGGAATGATAAATTCCGATCCGAAGTGCGGCTTTTTTGGCGAGGAGATACGCCGAATGCCCACCGACTTGCTACAAGAGTTACCGGCTCATCGGATCTTTATCTTGACGACGGAAGAAAGCCTTTTCATTCGGTAAATTACGTTACCTGCCATGACGGTTTTACTCTTTATGATCTTGTCAGCTATAATCGAAAACACAATGACGAAAACGGAGAAGAAAATAAAGATGGCAGTGATGATAACTGCAGTTACAACAACGGTTTTGAGGGACCGACGGAAAATAAAGCGATAGAGAGCATCAGAAGAAAAAAAGCAAAAAACCTCATGAGCACTCTTTTACTCTCACTTGGAACTCCGATGTTTTTAATGGGAGATGAGGTGCTGCGATCTCAAAACGGCAATAATAATGCGTATTGTCAAGACAACGAAATATCGTGGTTTGATTGGGATCTGGTAAGAGAAAATGAGGGAATGTTGCTTTTTATGCAAAAGCTTATTCATTTGAGAAAAATGCATCCGATCTTTAGGCGTGCGGAATTCCTAACCGGGAAGGGTGATGAAAATCGCAAAGGTCCTGATATTTCCTGGTATAATGCAAAAGGTTTTCCGCCGAATTGGGAAATCCCTTCGCAATTCCTTGCGTATTATTTAGACGGTACCAAAGCGCGTACAAGAGCCGAATATGACGACAATGATTTTTATCTTATGCTTAACGCTTCCTCATTTGATGTAACCGCTGTACTGCCGGTACCGCTGCGTGGACGAAGTTGGCATCGCTTAATCGATACTTCTTACCCTGACGGAGAAGAGTTTTTATCGGAAAAGGAAGACGCTTTAATTGCCAATCAACGGCGATATGTAGTGCTTGCACAGACAATTGTTGTTCTTATCGCAAAATAA
- a CDS encoding 2-hydroxyacyl-CoA dehydratase — translation MRKLTNIRIGIDVGSTTVKVVALDAENALLFSKYERHRADIRNTIIKVTGEALDSVEQQCGAEVRLSVMVTGSGGLAVSHWLSIPFIQEVVASTTAVRQLIPYADVAIELGGEDAKITYFEHSIEQRMNGTCAGGTGAFIDQMAALLETDASGLNELAKSANTIYPIAARCGVFAKTDVQPLINEGARREDIAASIFQAVVSQTISGLACGKPIRGRIAFLGGPLHFLDQLRKRFIISLNLAEDEIITPDKSELFVALGAAFNAPLVTDADVNASTKKSAKNFAFPSYNCGGGCSSSVGGCSCGTKTFKLANPAQRISLAKPKQLNPTQIQAAVFDSQDEETVHLVSIAEFRQALAGIADAEMNEVQRLEPLFKDEESLVDFRSRHAKEKAATAELAKAEGPLFLGLDAGSTTTKAALLDSEGRILWKFYAVNAGNPVKLAVEMLKDLYKQIPKKAYIARTVSTGYGEGLFQAALGVDSGEVETIAHYRAADFFLPGVEFLLDIGGQDMKCLHMRDGAITSIQLNEACSSGCGSFLDNFARSLGMPITEFSEKALLAQKPVDLGSRCTVFMNSRVKQAQKEGASVGDISAGLSYSVIKNALFKVIKLRDPSAIGKKVIVQGGTFNNDAVLRAFELISGVQAIRPDVAGLMGAFGAALIARSEWIDAGSNGVSNLANLEDLEDFSVDLELRRCGKCANNCLLTVNTFSDGERRFITGNRCERGAEIDKLPDFKAPVRTAKPKAAPIPNLFDWKYKRLFQYKPLAPDKAPRGVIGIPRVLNMYENYPFWFTFFTELGFSVKLSPRSTRKVYEVGLESIPSESVCYPGKIAHGHIESLLKSGVKTIFYPCIPYETKEDEGAGNHYNCPIVTSYPEVLKNNIDALRQDADVLYINPFLPLYNKKRLIERLFEEIGQTFGLFLSEITAAVNTAWEEQESFRRETELKGEEILKEIEERHLHGIVLAGRPYHVDPEIHHGIPELLTGLGLAVLTEDSVAHLGKVERPLRVVDQWAYHNRLYRAGQFVSTNANLDLIQLTSFGCGLDAVTADQVQEILEAKGKMYTLLKIDEGSNLGAVRIRIRSLMAAIKERERSGIKLQKKSAAYKRVIFTEEMGKRYTILAPQMSPIHFELLEAAFEHSGFNVEILPEVDSKAVDCGLRYVNNDACYPAIIVAGQMISALQSGKYDLNRIALIISQTGGGCRATNYIGFIRRALADAGLAHIPVIGLSAQAIETSPGFKPTGALLNRALKSLVLGDLLMRVLYRVRPYEAIKGSADALHRKYAARIKAELKDLPMQKYHALIQDIVDDFDTLPLRNVHKPRVGVVGEILVKFHPVANNDIFRTIEREGAECVVPDLVDFFFYSLKTEIDKNKILENSLKQRIKFHTLIWMLERYRSYMKKALRNSKRFNPPESIYHLARGVDGIVQLGNVTGEGWFLTAEMIELIQSGVPNIACIQPFACLPNHVTGKGMIKELRRRYPDANISAIDFDPGASEVNQLNRLKLLLANAPKGSHPDETKINPDADIRVKRSDTQKWTQKTTQEKIKPSYKQSFDALA, via the coding sequence ATGAGAAAGTTAACAAATATACGAATAGGTATTGATGTCGGCTCTACGACGGTAAAGGTTGTTGCCCTCGATGCAGAGAATGCACTTCTTTTCAGTAAGTATGAACGCCATCGCGCAGATATACGAAATACAATTATCAAAGTAACCGGCGAGGCTCTTGACTCCGTTGAACAGCAATGCGGGGCGGAGGTACGGCTTTCAGTGATGGTAACCGGTTCGGGCGGACTTGCGGTTTCGCATTGGCTTTCCATTCCTTTTATACAAGAAGTGGTGGCATCCACAACAGCGGTGCGCCAACTTATTCCCTACGCCGATGTTGCTATTGAGCTTGGCGGAGAGGATGCAAAAATCACGTATTTTGAGCATAGTATTGAGCAGCGCATGAACGGCACCTGCGCCGGCGGCACAGGGGCTTTTATTGACCAGATGGCAGCCCTGCTCGAAACCGATGCTTCGGGTTTGAATGAGCTTGCAAAAAGTGCAAATACTATTTATCCGATTGCAGCGCGCTGCGGCGTTTTTGCAAAAACCGATGTGCAGCCGCTTATCAACGAAGGAGCGCGGCGGGAAGATATTGCCGCAAGTATTTTTCAGGCGGTGGTAAGTCAGACCATATCGGGACTTGCCTGCGGTAAACCGATTCGCGGCAGAATTGCCTTTTTAGGCGGCCCCTTACATTTTTTAGACCAGTTAAGGAAAAGGTTTATTATCTCTTTAAACTTAGCGGAAGATGAGATTATCACTCCCGATAAATCGGAACTTTTTGTGGCATTAGGTGCCGCTTTTAATGCGCCGCTTGTTACCGACGCCGACGTTAATGCAAGTACAAAAAAGTCGGCAAAGAATTTTGCTTTTCCTTCTTATAATTGCGGCGGAGGTTGTTCCTCTTCCGTAGGAGGTTGTTCGTGCGGCACAAAAACATTTAAGCTTGCAAATCCCGCTCAGCGGATAAGTCTTGCAAAACCGAAACAGCTTAATCCAACACAGATTCAAGCTGCCGTCTTTGATTCGCAAGATGAAGAAACGGTTCACCTTGTGAGCATTGCCGAATTTCGACAGGCTCTTGCAGGAATCGCCGATGCTGAAATGAACGAAGTGCAGCGGCTTGAACCTCTTTTTAAAGATGAGGAGAGTCTTGTTGATTTTCGATCCCGTCATGCAAAAGAAAAAGCGGCAACGGCTGAGCTTGCAAAGGCGGAAGGCCCGCTTTTTTTGGGGCTCGATGCGGGTTCAACCACAACCAAGGCAGCTTTGCTTGATTCGGAAGGAAGAATCCTCTGGAAGTTTTATGCGGTGAATGCGGGCAATCCGGTAAAACTTGCTGTTGAAATGCTCAAAGACTTATACAAACAAATTCCAAAAAAAGCATATATTGCCCGCACCGTTTCTACCGGATACGGCGAAGGGCTTTTTCAAGCCGCACTCGGAGTGGATTCCGGCGAAGTAGAAACAATTGCGCATTACCGCGCCGCAGACTTTTTCTTACCCGGAGTTGAATTCCTGCTTGATATCGGCGGGCAGGATATGAAATGTCTGCATATGCGGGACGGCGCTATAACCTCTATTCAGCTGAATGAGGCTTGTTCTTCCGGCTGCGGGAGTTTTCTTGATAATTTTGCACGCTCACTCGGTATGCCTATCACCGAATTTTCGGAAAAAGCCTTGCTTGCACAAAAACCGGTAGATCTCGGTAGCCGCTGCACAGTGTTTATGAATAGCCGTGTAAAGCAGGCTCAAAAAGAGGGTGCTTCTGTCGGCGATATTTCAGCGGGGCTTTCGTATTCGGTTATCAAAAACGCCTTGTTTAAGGTTATCAAACTTCGCGACCCTTCCGCAATCGGAAAAAAAGTGATTGTGCAAGGCGGCACCTTTAATAATGATGCGGTACTGCGTGCCTTTGAGCTTATTTCTGGCGTGCAAGCGATACGCCCCGATGTTGCGGGCTTAATGGGCGCATTCGGAGCCGCCCTGATTGCGCGAAGCGAATGGATTGACGCAGGCTCAAACGGTGTCTCGAATCTTGCAAATCTCGAAGATTTAGAAGATTTTTCGGTAGACCTTGAGCTGAGACGCTGCGGGAAATGTGCCAACAACTGCCTTTTAACGGTAAATACCTTTAGCGATGGCGAACGCCGTTTTATCACCGGCAATCGCTGTGAACGGGGGGCGGAAATTGATAAACTTCCCGATTTTAAGGCGCCCGTCCGTACCGCAAAACCGAAGGCTGCACCGATTCCGAATCTTTTTGATTGGAAATATAAACGCTTATTTCAGTATAAACCGCTTGCCCCAGACAAGGCTCCACGCGGTGTTATCGGAATTCCGCGGGTGCTTAACATGTACGAAAACTACCCGTTTTGGTTCACCTTTTTTACCGAGCTTGGCTTTTCGGTTAAACTCTCTCCGCGCTCTACACGCAAAGTGTACGAGGTGGGACTTGAATCCATTCCTTCCGAGTCCGTCTGTTACCCGGGAAAAATTGCACACGGACATATTGAATCCCTCCTTAAATCCGGTGTAAAAACAATATTCTACCCTTGTATTCCCTACGAAACAAAAGAGGATGAAGGGGCGGGAAATCATTATAACTGCCCGATTGTAACTTCCTATCCGGAAGTGCTGAAAAACAATATTGACGCATTGCGCCAAGATGCGGATGTGCTTTATATCAATCCTTTTCTTCCATTATATAATAAAAAACGCTTAATCGAACGCTTGTTTGAAGAAATAGGGCAAACCTTCGGACTCTTCCTTTCAGAAATTACCGCAGCAGTAAATACGGCATGGGAAGAGCAGGAATCCTTCCGGCGCGAAACAGAGTTAAAAGGCGAGGAGATTTTAAAAGAGATTGAGGAGCGGCATTTGCACGGCATTGTGCTTGCGGGGCGCCCGTATCATGTCGATCCTGAAATTCACCACGGAATTCCGGAACTTTTAACCGGACTCGGGTTAGCCGTACTGACTGAAGATTCTGTTGCGCATCTCGGTAAGGTAGAGCGCCCTTTGCGTGTGGTAGACCAGTGGGCATATCACAATCGATTATACCGCGCAGGGCAATTTGTCAGCACCAATGCCAACCTTGATCTTATCCAGCTTACCAGCTTCGGCTGCGGACTTGATGCGGTAACAGCAGATCAGGTGCAGGAAATCCTTGAAGCAAAGGGAAAAATGTATACTTTGCTCAAAATAGACGAAGGCTCAAACCTCGGAGCGGTGCGAATCCGTATTCGAAGTTTGATGGCGGCAATAAAAGAGCGTGAGCGCTCTGGCATTAAGCTGCAAAAAAAATCAGCTGCATACAAGCGAGTTATTTTTACTGAAGAAATGGGCAAGCGTTATACTATTCTTGCACCGCAAATGTCTCCAATCCATTTTGAGTTGCTAGAAGCAGCATTTGAGCACTCGGGCTTTAACGTTGAAATTCTTCCCGAAGTGGATTCAAAAGCAGTCGATTGCGGTTTACGCTATGTAAATAACGATGCTTGTTATCCGGCTATTATCGTTGCAGGACAAATGATTTCCGCATTACAGTCAGGCAAATATGATCTTAACCGCATTGCATTGATTATTTCTCAAACCGGAGGCGGATGTCGTGCAACAAACTATATAGGATTTATTCGCAGGGCACTTGCAGATGCGGGGCTTGCGCATATTCCCGTTATCGGGTTAAGTGCACAGGCAATAGAAACGAGCCCCGGTTTTAAACCGACAGGGGCGCTTTTAAACCGTGCACTAAAATCTCTTGTGCTGGGAGATCTTCTCATGCGAGTTTTGTATCGCGTGCGTCCCTATGAAGCTATAAAAGGATCCGCTGATGCGCTACACAGAAAATACGCGGCACGAATAAAAGCTGAACTCAAAGACTTGCCAATGCAAAAATACCACGCACTTATTCAGGACATTGTGGATGACTTTGATACGTTGCCTTTGCGCAATGTACACAAACCGCGTGTTGGTGTAGTCGGTGAGATTCTGGTAAAATTCCACCCTGTTGCGAATAACGATATATTTAGAACAATTGAACGGGAAGGCGCCGAGTGTGTTGTTCCCGATCTGGTTGACTTCTTCTTTTACTCGCTTAAAACGGAAATTGATAAAAATAAAATACTCGAGAACTCACTTAAGCAGCGAATTAAATTTCATACGCTTATTTGGATGCTTGAGCGGTATCGAAGCTATATGAAAAAAGCTTTACGAAACAGCAAACGCTTTAATCCGCCTGAATCCATTTATCATCTGGCACGAGGCGTTGATGGCATTGTACAGCTCGGCAATGTAACCGGCGAAGGCTGGTTTCTCACTGCGGAAATGATAGAGCTTATCCAAAGCGGTGTTCCGAACATTGCCTGCATTCAGCCTTTTGCCTGCCTGCCGAATCACGTAACAGGAAAGGGAATGATAAAAGAACTGCGCCGCCGATATCCCGATGCAAACATTTCCGCAATAGACTTTGACCCGGGCGCAAGCGAAGTAAATCAGCTGAACCGCTTAAAACTTCTTCTTGCAAATGCACCGAAAGGCAGCCATCCGGATGAAACTAAAATTAATCCTGATGCGGATATTCGTGTAAAACGCAGCGACACACAAAAATGGACGCAAAAAACAACACAAGAAAAAATCAAGCCGTCATATAAGCAAAGTTTCGACGCATTGGCGTAA
- a CDS encoding phage portal protein family protein produces the protein MKNNLNIEIISPDKFEAVIAELPNPNEIISDKVSFYSLIDEMMLDSKIGSHLRLRKDIVTSFNFVIEQKNASDKVYEFVRDNLTSNLNWDNDVKEFLTAIEYGFAFSEVLWAQNDAGYWIPDSLRNKRPEQIFFKTEIIKTKQGQRSIWVPMLTKENRPLIEKCKFLIYRNNPRAENPYGFSDLLMCYWPWRFKQFGWEFWLKAAKKAGVPSIVALFESTNTEEARNAAQAISQTLSEMEGGAGLALSNVKDIKTLEMSGALQDHKVLIETCNQEISFALTTQSLSTQEGTYGTRSQAEVHDENLVRVCHGDAKAVQGVFQELINWMVAINFGEGVAAPSGYFDLKSYATFTEIMQAIQNKIPVSKEALYTRYGLPRPKDDEDTFIVEAPQAQGFMLADSNSKKKIQNSRSPVKIF, from the coding sequence ATGAAAAATAATTTAAACATTGAAATAATATCACCGGATAAATTCGAAGCGGTAATTGCCGAGCTTCCCAATCCGAATGAGATAATAAGCGATAAGGTAAGCTTCTATTCGCTTATCGATGAAATGATGCTTGATTCAAAAATCGGTTCGCATTTACGCTTGCGGAAAGATATTGTTACAAGTTTTAATTTTGTAATTGAGCAAAAAAACGCAAGCGATAAAGTATATGAGTTTGTGCGCGATAATCTTACCTCCAATCTTAATTGGGATAATGATGTAAAAGAGTTTTTAACCGCCATTGAATACGGTTTTGCGTTTTCAGAAGTCTTATGGGCCCAAAACGATGCGGGCTACTGGATTCCCGATTCACTTCGAAATAAAAGACCGGAGCAAATATTTTTTAAAACGGAAATTATAAAAACAAAACAGGGACAGCGTTCAATATGGGTTCCGATGTTAACAAAAGAGAATAGACCGCTTATCGAAAAATGTAAATTTTTAATTTACCGAAATAATCCGCGCGCTGAAAATCCCTACGGTTTTTCAGATTTGCTAATGTGTTATTGGCCGTGGCGATTTAAACAGTTTGGCTGGGAGTTTTGGCTTAAGGCTGCAAAAAAGGCTGGCGTTCCTTCTATTGTTGCATTGTTTGAAAGCACGAACACAGAGGAAGCAAGGAATGCAGCACAGGCTATTTCGCAAACCCTTTCAGAAATGGAAGGAGGCGCGGGCTTAGCTCTTTCTAATGTCAAAGATATTAAGACGCTTGAAATGAGCGGAGCTCTGCAAGACCATAAGGTATTAATTGAAACATGCAATCAAGAAATAAGCTTTGCGCTTACCACGCAATCGTTAAGCACGCAAGAGGGCACATATGGCACACGAAGTCAAGCAGAAGTGCACGATGAAAATTTAGTGCGAGTTTGTCATGGAGATGCAAAAGCGGTGCAAGGCGTATTCCAAGAATTAATTAATTGGATGGTTGCGATTAACTTCGGCGAAGGAGTAGCAGCACCGTCCGGTTATTTTGATTTAAAAAGCTATGCAACGTTTACGGAAATTATGCAGGCAATACAAAATAAAATCCCTGTTTCAAAAGAGGCCTTATACACTCGGTACGGTTTACCGCGCCCGAAAGATGATGAGGATACGTTTATTGTAGAGGCTCCGCAAGCGCAAGGCTTTATGCTTGCCGATTCAAACTCTAAAAAAAAAATTCAAAACAGCAGATCACCCGTAAAAATATTTTAG
- a CDS encoding DNA-methyltransferase — protein sequence MKLTENIELLHGDCLDFLPKIPDESIQSIITDPPYFLGMTHNSQKGCFNDLAICKPFYEKLFKEYKRILKPDGCIYFFCDWRSYAFYYPLLDSVMQVKNLLVWEKHGRPSLNVYGSGHEFIMFSGKIKKSYITNIIDDVASFNIGARKTNGEKIHPTQKPIELMEKFIFDSTDEGDVVLDSFMGSGTTGIACLNTNRRFIGMEIDDNYFNIAKNRLETAIKGQSKKAV from the coding sequence ATGAAATTAACCGAAAATATCGAACTACTGCATGGCGACTGTTTAGACTTTTTGCCGAAAATTCCGGATGAAAGCATACAGTCAATAATTACTGATCCGCCGTATTTTTTAGGCATGACTCACAATAGCCAAAAGGGTTGCTTTAATGATTTAGCTATTTGTAAGCCTTTTTATGAAAAGCTTTTTAAAGAATATAAGCGCATTTTAAAGCCTGACGGCTGTATATATTTCTTTTGTGATTGGCGCAGCTATGCTTTTTATTATCCGCTTCTTGATTCTGTTATGCAGGTTAAAAATTTATTAGTCTGGGAAAAACACGGTCGGCCGTCTCTAAATGTTTACGGTTCAGGTCATGAATTTATTATGTTTTCCGGAAAAATTAAAAAGTCCTACATAACAAATATAATTGATGATGTAGCCTCGTTTAATATCGGAGCGAGAAAAACAAACGGCGAAAAAATACACCCGACGCAAAAACCGATAGAACTAATGGAAAAATTTATTTTTGACAGCACCGATGAAGGCGATGTCGTATTGGATTCGTTTATGGGTTCCGGCACAACCGGCATTGCGTGCCTGAATACAAACCGCCGATTTATCGGCATGGAAATTGACGATAATTATTTTAATATCGCAAAAAACAGACTGGAAACCGCGATAAAAGGGCAATCAAAAAAAGCGGTTTAA
- a CDS encoding phage minor head protein: MEPKFRFRAFTVARLSECDHIEDVRKRLIQALEKGEGWQESWEEIESFTKNIRKPFLPGYWETVYRTNVQTAYTAGRLTQYASNPPRAWELLVIQDGRTTDICNNIASIAGNGKALKADHPFWTVYGFPPYHFNCRTTIRAVYDYEAGAGTNIVEPSIDEIKKDFMPQEGFGGNPIENGDWWRLIESMEKRIEEYGIQEEVEEQAKEIGVQDYILTKEDIENTPFKTTPKSVGAMERRWYIKHQKTVYNPEYDAYDFDTFIKQGTYVKSIKVIAEGKEIRDVNRLIKTYKHQNGSFTKAKDWYKVRGTAILVNEDGDEYRAEIHWYQCKNIGKVEIKQKRIIKVIHEGSK; encoded by the coding sequence TTGGAGCCGAAGTTCCGCTTTAGAGCCTTTACGGTTGCACGCCTGAGCGAATGCGACCATATCGAAGATGTGCGTAAGCGATTAATTCAAGCTCTCGAAAAAGGCGAAGGATGGCAGGAGTCATGGGAAGAAATAGAAAGCTTTACCAAAAATATTAGAAAGCCTTTTTTACCCGGCTATTGGGAAACAGTTTATCGCACCAATGTGCAGACCGCTTATACCGCAGGCCGCCTCACTCAATACGCAAGTAATCCGCCTCGTGCGTGGGAGCTCTTAGTCATCCAAGACGGAAGAACAACCGACATATGCAACAACATCGCAAGCATTGCAGGCAACGGGAAAGCACTCAAGGCCGATCACCCGTTTTGGACGGTCTACGGATTCCCGCCATACCATTTTAACTGCCGCACCACAATCCGCGCCGTATACGATTATGAAGCGGGAGCAGGCACCAACATCGTAGAACCGTCAATAGACGAAATAAAAAAAGACTTTATGCCGCAAGAAGGCTTCGGCGGAAATCCAATCGAAAATGGCGATTGGTGGCGTTTAATTGAATCAATGGAAAAACGGATAGAAGAGTACGGCATACAAGAAGAGGTTGAAGAGCAGGCAAAGGAAATCGGTGTACAAGATTATATTCTTACAAAAGAAGATATAGAAAACACACCGTTTAAAACTACTCCTAAATCGGTTGGAGCAATGGAACGACGGTGGTATATTAAACATCAAAAAACCGTATATAATCCTGAATATGACGCATATGATTTTGATACTTTTATCAAACAGGGCACTTATGTAAAAAGTATAAAAGTAATTGCGGAAGGGAAAGAAATAAGAGATGTAAACAGACTTATAAAAACATATAAACATCAAAACGGGAGCTTTACAAAAGCAAAAGATTGGTATAAGGTGAGAGGTACGGCGATACTTGTGAATGAAGACGGTGATGAATATCGTGCTGAAATACACTGGTACCAATGTAAAAACATTGGAAAGGTTGAGATTAAACAAAAACGAATTATAAAGGTGATACATGAAGGTAGTAAATAA
- a CDS encoding amino acid ABC transporter ATP-binding protein: protein MSALISIINICKTFSAGTDTEVHALKNVSTEIQQGEVVLIVGPSGSGKSTLLRSINLLEKIDSGNIIIDGKSITADKIDIRSIREEVGMVFQNFNLFAHLSVLENIMLAPRLVKKMHKDEARSEAMRFLQRVGLGEKAKNYPAQLSGGQQQRVAIARALAMNPKILLFDEPTSALDPEMIKEVLDVMNDLAKEGMTMLVVSHEMGFAKAAADRIIFMDHGSIVEEGPPQVIFTSPKEERTRNFIQHIL from the coding sequence ATGAGTGCGCTTATTTCAATTATAAACATTTGTAAAACCTTTTCAGCGGGAACCGACACCGAAGTACATGCGCTGAAAAATGTTTCTACCGAAATTCAGCAAGGTGAAGTAGTTTTAATTGTCGGCCCCTCGGGTTCAGGGAAAAGCACTTTGCTGCGCTCCATCAACCTGCTGGAAAAAATCGACTCAGGAAACATTATTATAGACGGAAAGTCAATCACCGCCGATAAAATCGATATTCGCAGTATTCGGGAAGAGGTTGGCATGGTATTCCAAAACTTCAACCTTTTTGCGCATCTTTCGGTGCTTGAGAACATTATGCTTGCACCGCGTCTTGTAAAAAAAATGCACAAGGACGAAGCCCGCTCCGAAGCAATGCGGTTTTTACAGCGAGTCGGGCTCGGCGAAAAAGCAAAAAACTATCCGGCGCAACTTTCCGGCGGGCAGCAACAGCGAGTCGCAATCGCCCGCGCCTTAGCGATGAATCCAAAAATCCTTCTTTTTGACGAACCCACTTCCGCCCTCGACCCCGAAATGATAAAAGAAGTTTTGGACGTAATGAACGACCTTGCAAAAGAGGGCATGACCATGCTTGTTGTCTCTCACGAGATGGGCTTCGCCAAAGCGGCAGCCGACCGCATCATCTTTATGGATCACGGCAGCATTGTCGAAGAAGGCCCGCCGCAGGTAATTTTCACCTCCCCAAAAGAAGAGCGCACTCGGAACTTTATTCAGCATATTCTATAG